The Proteiniphilum propionicum genome contains the following window.
GCTGAGGGGGTATCTTTGACGTAGATGCAAGAAGCATCCGGCTTGAAGAGGAAGAGCTGCGTACCCAGTCACCCGATTTCTGGAGCGACACCAAAGCGGCAGAAGCACAGATGAAAGTGGTAAGGGAACTAAAATTCTGGCTTAATGCCTACAACGAGGTAAAGGCTGCTGTGGATGAGCTGCAGCTTGCTTATGACTTTATGAAGGAAGGTGTTGTATCTGAGGAGGAGGCAGACGTCATTTATGCAAAAGCCCTCAAAATAATTGAGGACCTGGAACTTAAAAACATGCTTCGGCGTGAAGAGGATCAGCTTGGCGCCGTTTTAAAGGTCAATGCCGGTGCTGGCGGGACAGAGAGCCAGGACTGGGCCTCCATGCTTTTCCGAATGTACCAGCGATGGTGTGAGGACAAAAATTATAAGACCACTGTAACCAACTGGCAGGATGGCGATGATGCAGGTATCAAGACCGCAACCCTGCAGGTGGAGGGCGATCTGGCCTATGGCTTCCTGAAAAGTGAAAACGGTGTTCACAGACTCGTGCGTGTATCCCCTTATAATGCACAGGGTAAACGTATGACATCCTTTGCTTCGGTATTCGTTGTTCCTCTGGTTGACGATACTATAGAGATAGAAGTAAATCCGGCGAACTTAAGCTGGGACACCTTCCGCTCTTCGGGAGCAGGAGGACAGAATGTGAACAAGGTGGAGACCGGTGTCAGGTTGCATTATCTATACAAAGACCCCGATACAGGTGAAGAGCAGGAGATAGTGATTGAGAATACCGAGAGCCGTTCGCAGATGGGCAACCGTGAAAACGCTATGCGACTGCTTAAGTCACAGCTTTACGAGATGGAACTTGAAAAGCGCCGCTCAGCTCAAGCTGCCATTGAGGCGGGCAAAAAGAAAATAGAATGGGGATCACAGATTCGCAGTTATGTCTTTGATGACAGGCGAGTGAAAGACCACCGTACCAACTACCAGACATCAGACGTAAATGGGGTGATGGATGGCGACCTGGATGAATTCATCAAAGCCTATTTAATGGAATATGGAGGCAGCCTGTAACTGCCTCTTCCAAAAGGCCGACAAAAATTGAATATCCAGAGCGCGATGCAATTGAGAACTGGTAGATGCAATTGAGAACTGGTAACTGTTTGCAAATTTGTTTTCACCCGGAAGATAGTGTTAACGGGTGGAGTCCGCCGATACAGATAATCCGAAAAGGGCATAATCATATTTTACCGGATCGTCAGGATCAAGCAACCTCAGGTTTTCGGTAAGCTCAATTGCTGTTTTCCAATCAGTCTGTTTACGGGTAATCAGCCCCAAGCTCCGTGCGGTTCTGTCGACATGCAAATCAACGGGGCAAATAAGCTCACTCTGCGGAATCCTTTTCCAAAGGCCAAAATCCACACCGTTACTATCGGTTCGCACCATCCACCGCAGGAACATATTCAACCGCTTGCAGGCAGAGTTGCGGGCAGGAGTTGCCACATGCTTCCTGGTACGTGCAGGTGCGTCAGGATGATTGAAAAACGCTTGTTCAAAACTGATGAGTGATTTTTCAATAGAGATGAACATTCCTCCGTTAAGAAATGCATCTTCAAGACTGTCATAAATGGTATAATGATGATGTAAGAAACTTACAAAGTAAAGCAGATCGGTATCGTTAAAGGTGCGATGTTTAAAACCAAGCAGATTTTTCAGATCCCGGTCGCTGTGTTCCATAATAAACCGGTAGGGTTCGTTTCCAAACCTCTCAACAAGCTCTTTACATTTTGAAATAATCGTTTTTCTCTGTCCCCACGCAAGTGTTGCAGCAAAGAAGCCAATTATTTCGCGGTCTTTTTTTGCAGAAAATAAGTGGGGAATTGAAATAGGATCATTTTCTATAAATGAGACTTGATTATACTGATTGGATTTCTCGTCAAGGAATTTTTTCAAATTAAACATTATGAGATAAAATTATTCGATGCAAAAATAGCTCTATTTCTTAAAAAACCTTACATTTGCAATAACAATTTATTTTTTGAATTTGTATCTGTTTTTAATGAGACCTAACATATACACTGTAATACCCAGCCTGAAGAACCTTTTCCTTTTCTTCATCTCTCTATTCCCGTACACTGTTTCAGGGCAGATAAGCTATGGAGGGATGCCACTTCCATTCCATGCTGATGCTGGCGCACGCGCTATTGCTCCGGCAACGGATTTTTTCATTGAGATGCCCTCTTTTGATACGCAGGCAGCATTAAGGCGCTCAGAACAGGATCGGTCTAAATTCAAAAGCCTTGAGTTTGCTCATAAATTTCACGTACACCTTAGACCCGACAATTCAGGTATCATTTTCTCTGCTGGAGGCATGAAAGTGTGGCGTGTCGGCATCCGCTCGAAAGGAGCTTACTCCCTGAATATATTTTTCTCTAAATTCAAGCTTCCAGCTGGAGCAAAAGTGTTTATCTATAACTCAGGTCAGACAGAAGTACTGGGATCTTATACCGAGAAAAACAACACAGAATTAAACATGCTCCCTGTTCAACCCCTTGGAGGAGATGAGTTAATTGTGGAGTATCAGGAGCCGCAGGATGCAACATTCAGCGGAGAGATTGAGATAGGTGAGGTAAATCACGATTTTATGGGTATTTTCAGGGCTACAGAACCAAGGGACCCGGAACAGAGCTGTCATCCCAATTTAGTATGTTACCCGGAGAATATTCAGCCTGGCAGCGGCATTGTTGCGCTTATTATTAACGGAACGACCTACTGCACCGGTTCTCTTATAAACAATACATCTGATGAGTTAATACCATATTTAATAACTGCCACCCACTGCCTTAACAAAGACTATAATGCATCATTCCTTGCAAACAGAAAATATGATCTCGTTGCTGGCAGCATTGTCGCCTTTTTCAATTATAACTCACCTGTCTGCTCCACTGATATCCGGGGCCCTCTGCAAATGACAATGGCTTCGGCCGATTCGGTACTTATCAGTGAACGGCACGATATCTCACTTTTGAAACTGAAACAAGCCCCACCAAAAGAGTACCAGCCATACTACCTGGGATGGAATACAAACACTGCTCCTTCTGCACCCTTTCATGGATTGCATCATCCTAACGGGGGTATAAAGAAAGTTGCTATCGGAACAAGGTCTCTGAGCATCGGATCATTTGATGATCCTAAATACAATATGGAACCTAACTCTTTTTGGGTGATTAATGAATGGGATACAGGCTCAACCGAAGGTGGCTCGTCAGGATCTCCGCTGCTGGACAGAGATAAAAGAATTGTCGGCACACTCACAGGAGGTGTCTCTCAGTGTTCATCACCACGTGGCCCCGATATATATGCCTCTCTTTACAGATTCTGGAATGTTCAGGGATCGCTTAATAATCCAAACCCTATCAGTTATTACCTTGACCCGGTAAATTCGCAAGCAACGCAAATGGATGGGTATAATCCAAACGCCAACAGTCCGCTCACAAGGAGCCATAACTTTATTTATGATGAAAAAATATTGCAGTCCTATTTTCAGTCCATCCCTATGTTTGCTACAAACAACACATACGGGTACAGTGAGTTTGCAGAAGAGTTTTCTGCAAAAGCCGATACCCGGCTCCAAGGTGTGTTTATATCATCTCCGGCAACAGACAAAATCCTGAACATGAACATTCGTATAAGGGTCTACTCAGGCGAAAACGGCCCTGAAAGGCTGCTATATGAACAGCCTTTTAATTACGGTTTCATGTTTTTCAGTAATTCAGGTTTCCCGGTTGCACCACGCGATATGAGGCACAGTGTGGAAAACTACATAAAATTCATCAATCCTGTAACCGTCTCTGGCAGATTTTATATCTCCTACTATGAAACAAAAGGAATAGCTGACGGCTTCTCAGCCTTCAACATTGAACCCAGAAAAATTGGTTCCGGAATGATCTGCACTTCCTGGATGAGAAACAGTATGGGTTGGGTAAGATCGTCAGAAAACATTGAAAATCCAGTTAATACCTCATTCATGATTATTCCCTATACATCAGGGAAGGAATCCGTAGCTGTTACACCTGAGAAGGAAGAGCCGATACTTACAGCATATCATTCAAGGGAGGTGAAGAGGATATTCATAGAATCGAACTACGACATAATTGAATGGGAAATATATTACTCTTCGGGACAGAAAATCTATCATGAAAAGGCAGATCTAAGTATAAACAGAGTCTCCTATTCATCGGGACACCTGCCCGGAGGAGTCTATATTGTAAAGGTAAAAACTATTGATGGTATAACAAGATCGAGAAAAGTACTGGTTATGTAACAAGACCGGACTAATTATACCGGCTCACTTCGGCAGTGGTTGCTTTTTCACCCTCTTCCGGTGCTTCTTCCTGCCCCTCTTCAGCCACTCTGTCCATTAGTTGATTAATGCGATCTTCATCATCAATAACCACTTGTACCGCCTCGCCATTCTCATCTGAACCCTTTACCAGGTTATCAGCGGAGAGGCTGCAATCCTTTTTACCGATCTGCTCTTTCAAGTAATTTGATATAACACTGCTTCCCTCTCCTGAATCCTCTGCACGCGAATATTCTTGTTTTCCCACTTCTGGCTTTACTTCAGGAACTGGCACCACTTTTTTACCCACTATCAACTGGTCTCCAATTCCTATTCTTGTTGAGCTCAGCCCGTTCCAAAACTGAATTTGAGACACTTTCACACCATTACGCTGTGCAATTTTTCCAAGTGTATCTCCTTTTCTTACCCGATAATATAGATTCTCCGTGCGTGTAACGCCGGCAGAGGCTTCTGATGCCTCTGTGGATACCTGTTCTGCATTTTCGGTTTTGGATATTTCCTCTGCCCGTTTGCCCACTATCAGCTGTTTTCCAATACTCAGTCTGTCTGATTTAAGCCCGTTCCATGATTTAAGCTGTGCCAGGGTAATGCCGTTTCTCCCGGCAATGGCAGAAAGGTTGTCCCCCTTTTTCACACGGTAGTAAATGTTTGCCGTATTTCCCGACCCTGAAGATACCGATCCGTTCAGATAGTTTTCGGTGTTGACTCTGTGAGTAAGAAATCTTCCTCTTTCAAAATTTACTATCGAGTCATTTTTATCGATATAAGAATACATTTTTTCAGTGGGAAGCACCAAAGCATATGGTTTGAAGTTACCGGGAATAATATCTTTCTTGAACTGCGGGTTAAGCCTTCTCAACTCGCTTACGGGCAGATCAAGCACCCCTGCAATCTGCTCGAAATGGATCCGCTCATTTACCTGAATCGTATCCAATGCAGTGTTTGCACCTGAAAGGTGTACCGGGCAGATGTTATGGTCTGCATAATAATTCATAATGTAATTGGCTGCAATAAAGGCAGGAACATACCCTCTTGTCTCTCGTGGCAAAAGGTAATATATTTCCCAATAATCATGTTTTCCACCACTTCGGGCTATAGCTTTATTCACACTGCCCGGTCCGCAGTTGTATGCTGCGATGACCAGGTTCCAGTCCCCATAAATAGCGTACAGATCCTTCAGATATTGTACTGCAGCCTCAGTGGCCTTGTAAGGATCCCTCCTCTCATCGACCAGGCTGTTTACTTCCAACCCATATCCTTTACCGGTACGAAGCATAAACTGCCACAGCCCTGTAGCACCGGCACGTGATACAGCAACCGGATTCAGTGCCGACTCAATGACCGGCAGGTATTTCAGTTCCAGAGGCAGGCCATGCCTGTCCAAAGCCTGTTCAAACATAGGAAAATAGTAGTCCCCCAGGGCAAGCATATATGCCACTTGCTCCCTTTTCCGGATGGCATACATCTCGATATAGTTTTTCACCACGCTGTTGAACGAGACCTCCATCACCGTCGGCAACTGGTAAAGCCTTTTTATAAAAACAGTATCGTGAAAAGTAACATTCTCCCCACGTTTACAATCAACATTTGCTTTTGAGAGATCGAGCTGCCAGTTGTGCAGCAGGTCACTAAGCTTTTCAGTCATACTTTCGGGATAAACAATCTCGTTGTCTTTTATTTCCCTGGAGGTTGCATGGCCGTTTTCCTGAGCTGTCAGTGCAGCACTAATCAACAAACATATCAGTGTAACTAATAAATTTTTCTTCATAAGATAAGATTACCACTCCTTAAAATATGGAGTTGACATTTAAATAGTTAGAAATTAAAACTCCACTGCACTCCCAATGATGAGCTTCCATTATAACCGTACCTCTCGTCTTTAACCATCACCGGTGCCACACGCATTGACAAATCGGGGCTTATGTCGAAATCAAACAACTGGGCATCTACATATGCATCCACAATAGCTATCAGATACAAGGCAAATGTTCCAATAATACTAAAATCTCTGTAATAGCGATAATAGTCCTTACGCTGTTTCAAAACATCAGTAAACCAACGTATATCTGTAGTTGCAGGATCCTGGCCATATGGCAGCATGTTATGCCAACGGTTGGTATCAGGGTTATCATCCATGATATCCTGATATGCTCCCAGGTAATCACGGTAATACCCATTGTTCCAGGTGATAGCATACGTAAATCCGACAAAGCCTCCGTACAAAATTGGCAATTTCCAGTACTTCCTGTTATATATCTGTCCTAATCCGGGGAACAATGCCGAGAAGATAACTGCTTTTCGCGGTGTTGGCTTAAACCGGTATGAAGGTGTGAAAAAAGAGTCACTGGTGGAGCCATCAATCAAGAAGCTATCTCTAAACTTAATGGTATCTTCCTTAACATGCACAGCTGAATCTTTGGTAATTATGCTTGCCGTAACCACTGTTTGCTGCGGCACAGTAAGAGTGGATGTGTCAGAAGGCCGGATAGCCTTCACTGAATCCTCAATAATAACTTGAGCCGAATCCTGTCGCTGTTGCAGTAAATTAATCTGCGAATAGGCTTTGACATAACAAAAAACAGAGAACAGGCATACAAGAACAGGGGCAAGCTTCATCATCGGCCTATTTTTTCATTTTATCAAACATCACTATAATACGCTCCAGATCTTCTGGCGACTCAAATGGAATAGTGATCTTCCCTTTTCCCCGTTTGTTGAGGGTGAACTGCACATCGGTTTTAAAATAGGAGGAAAGGTGCTGTTTTAAAGCGTCAAAATCGTCAGGTAGCATCTGTTTTACCGCAGGTTTCCTTTTTTGTGACTTGCTGCCACCTGAAGAGATCGACTTAGGAATGGGTTCCCCGTCACTGAATTCCCTCACAATTGTTTCCACTTTCCGTACCGATAACTCCTCATCGAGAATCAGATTGTAAAGCGAGAGCTGTGCCACAGGATCGTTCATTGTAACTAGTGCACGGGCATGCCCCATATCAATCTTCTTGTTTTTTACCCCCATTTGCACTTCGGCAGGAAGCTTCAAAAGTCGCAGATAATTGGCAACAGTAGCCCTTTTTTTACCCACTCTCTCGCTCAGTTGCTCCTGTGTAAGAGACATTGTGTCTATAAGAGTTTGATAAGCAAGTGCAATCTCAATTGAGTTAAGGTCTTCACGCTGAATATTCTCAATCAGCGCCATTTCCATTATATCATCATCATCAACCGTTTTTATATAGGCCGGTATTGTTGACAACCCTGCCAGCTGTGAAGCGCGGTAGCGACGCTCTCCGGCAATAATCTGATATTCGTCTTCATCCAGTTTTCTTAAAGTAACGGGTTGAATAACGCCAATGGATTTTATGGAAGCCGATAACTCTATCAATGCGTCCTCATCGAACACCCGGCGTGGTTGATCGGGATTGGGAATAATCTTACCCAACTCCACCTCACTGATAGAAGAAGAGCCCTTTGTCTCACCATCGTTAAAAGTGATCAAAGCATCCAATCCTCTTCCTAATGCATTCTTTTTCGCCATAATATATACCCTGATAATTTTCCGGTCTATGCTTTTCTAAATCGATAATTCAAATAACAAACATAAAAACCAAAGTGCACAAAGTTATGAATTTTTTTCGATTAGCTCCTGGGCAAGTTGCATATGATTGACAGCTCCCCTTGATCCTGCATCATACATCAAAGCCGGTATAGCATGGCTCTGCGACTCGCTTAGTGTAATGTTGCGTTGAATAACGGTAGTGAAAACCAACTCTTTAAAGTGATGCTTAACCTCTTCATAAATCTGGTTATGAAGTCGAAGACGCGAATCATACATAGTTAGAACAAAGCCTTCTATCTCGAGCTTGGTATTTAGTTTTGACTTAATGATCTTTATCGTATTCAACAGTTTGCTTAACCCTTCAAGTGCGAAGTATTCACATTGAACAGGTATCAGAACAGAATCGGCTGCTGTAAGTGCATTCACGGTAATTATGCCCAACGAGGGAGAACAATCGATCAATATAAAATCGTAGTCGTTGTTAAGAGGGAGCAACAGGTCTCGAAGTTTTTTCTCTCTGTTATCCATCTGCACCATCTCCAGTTCTGCTCCCACCAGATTTATATGTGATGAGATGATATCGATGTTTTCAAAGGGGGTTTGTTGCACAGCCTCCCTTGAAGAACATTTGCCGATCAATCCCTCATAAATGGTGTAGGTGGTTTTTTTAATATCAATACCTAAACCTGAAGAGGCGTTTGCCTGAGGATCGGCATCAACTACCAGGACTTTTTTCTCCAAAGCAGCAAGCGAAGCTGCAAGATTAATCGTAGTAGTGGTTTTTCCCACTCCTCCCTTTTGATTCGCCAAAGCAATAACTCTACCCATAATTTTCAATTTACAGCTGGCATCATTTTTTCAATGTGGCTTATATAAACAAATACACAATCTGCTCATTACTTAATGAAAACAATCCAGTTTAAACAGCAAAATAAATAATAAATCGGTAAATAATGTGTTAATTATTTAAAACGTTGATCTTTTTGTTGATAAATTGAAATAATCAGGGGTAAAAGAACACTTTTAAAATATAATATCTGTGTTCTTCTCATTTTTCTTCAGCTGATTATTCTTCTGATAAAAAAAATATTTTTCACCGAAAGCTGGTTTTAACTCATTAAACCAGGTAGCTTTTTTATCATACGCGGCGAAAAAAGGAATATCCACTAAGTCGGGATTACGACACTGAAGGAACCTAAGTACAAACACTTTTTCCCCTCTTACCTCTGTAATACCCATAATCTGAATTTTACCCGGGTCGGCACTCATGCTTGGGCCGCGTACAGTACGGCAAACACCGCTAACACTACGATAAGCTTTACGGAATATATTCCACGCTTTTTCCAGTGAAACTTCGAAAAATGCTTTTGAGCCAGTATCACGCGCTATGAACATATAATAGGGAATCATGCCCTGCGCCACCTGCTCTTTCCACATGTCGCCCCATATAACGTGATCATCGTTAATATGACGTAAGAGCGGCGATTGTGTCCTTATCTGTGCACCTGTATTCTGTATCCTTTCCACAGCCTGCTTCACAGCATCGGTAGAAAGTTCTGCCGGATGATTGAAATGAGCCTGAAAAGCAAGATGTTTGCCAGCTTTTTTTACTTTTTCGAAAAGACGTAACAAATCGTCTGCATCCTTGTCCGTCAGAAACCGATAGGGCCAATAGGACAGCGTCTTTGAACCTATACGGATATTCCGTATATGTGAAAATTCTTTTGTCAGCAGTGGTTCAATATATGCAGAAATAATGTTTGCCTTTGCAGTAAGCGGATCACCACCTGTAAAAAGCACATCGGTAACCTTAGTGTGTGTAAGAAGATATTTGTGAAGAAGACCGGCCTCTTTCATTGCAAACTTCAATTCATTCATCCCGATGAACTGCGGCCAGCGGAAACAAAATGTGCAATATGCATGGCATGTTTGACCCTGGCTAGGAAAAAAGAGCACTGTCTCGCGATATTTGTGCTGAATACCGTGCAACCTGATACCATCTAAAGCAGGAACGTTGTAACTTTGTCCGGCAGGATTGGGATTAAGCTCCATGCGAATTTCGTTAACTTTATTTTTTAATCCCGGTTCATCATCTGCATAAAGCAGTTTTTTAACCTGCGAGTAATGATTTTTCGAAAGCATCTCTTTTCTTGGGAAAGTAAGGGTGAAGATAGGATCTTCCGGCACATTATTCCAGTTTATCAACTGCTCCACAACATAGTTATTAGATTTAAAAGGCAGCACTTGGCCTACAACTTCGATAGCCTCCTTTTCATCTTTGCTTAATGAACTTAATTGTGGTATATCTGTATAATTCCGCAAGATATAATTTCTATATTTGATTGTTTCCATATTTTTAAACGTTACCATAATGGGTGAACTTCAGAAAAATTAAAGTCACGTAGCACCATGGGATAAGAAGTAATTATTGTAGTTCGGAAATCAAAAATAAAACAAAAGCATCAAAAAGACAACTCAATTAACGCATTTTTTGCTTTTTTTATAAGCCAAAAAAACAGTTTGATATTGTTTTTCATCCTTTACAAGAAAAGATTTTCTCAATAATACCACTATTTATAAATATAATGATTACTTTTGCAGTCCGATGAAAATGTTATTTAAACATACACACTTCCGTAAAGCAACAGACTTAGTCCGACGATGCTTTTAAATTATACAGGCAATATTTTGTCTGTATCCTCTCCTTTTATCTTTTTTCGCCAAAAGGTTACTTGTAACAACAAATATCAATTTATTTTATTATTATTATTATTGTTTTAGGATGAATGTAGAAATTCATATAGCAAACAGCAACTTCATAGGTTATGCGCAGGAGATTTGCGATTTAATTTATGAATCGGCACAAGCCCGGGGTACAGGCATTGCAAAACGCAGTGCAGAATATGTTGCTGAAAAGATTGAAGCAGGCAAGGCAGTAATCGCCCTCGATGGCGATAAACTGGTGGGATTCTCATACATTGAGACGTTTAGCCACAAACGGTTTGTGGCAAATTCGGGGTTGGTGGTGCATCCCGACTACCGTAATCAGGGGCTGGCAAAGAGGATCAAACGTAAAATCTTCGATCTATCACGAAGGCTTTATCCAAACGCCAAAATATTCAGTATAACCACCGGCCTGGCGGTGATGAAAATGAATACCGAGCTGGGATTCAAACCAGTCACTTTCTCAGAACTAACCGACGATGAAGAGTTTTGGAAAGGATGCCAGGGTTGCAGGAACTACGATATCCTGCAACGCAACAACTATAAAATGTGCCTTTGTACCGGACTTCTTTACGATTCGAAGACACAGCCGGCGGTGCAGGCGAGCCCCTTCGCAAAAAAAGTGGTGAAACCGGTTATTAAGAGAAGAAAAGCAAATAAAATGTTTAAAAAATGAAACAAAAAGTAGTTTTAGCATTCAGCGGCGGCCTGGACACGTCGTTCTGTGTACCATGGCTCATTAACGAAAAAGGGCTGGAAGTACATACGGTAATAGTTAATACCGGAGGCTTCTCCGATGATGAGTCGAAACGCATTGAAGAGCGTGCTCTCACACTGGGTGCCACATCACACACATGCATTGATGCTGTTGATGATTATTATGCAAAAGGCATCAGGTACCTGATATTCGGGAATGTGTTAAAAAACAACACTTATCCTTTGTCTGTAAGCTCGGAGCGATTCTTTCAGGCTATGGCAGTAATGGAGCATGTAAAAAAACTGAATGCCGATTTCGTTGCACACGGGAGTACCGGTGCCGGAAACGACCAGATACGTTTCGACCTGGTGTTTGAAGTGCTTGCACCTGAAGTAAAAATAATTGCTCCCATCAGAGAGCTGGCACTTTCGCGCCAGCAGGAGATAGATTATCTGAAAGAGAAGGGATTCGACTTCTCCTGGGAGAAATCTAAATACTCAATCAACCAGGGTATATGGGGAACAAGCGTAGGAGGTGTGGAGACTCTTAAATCGTCGGGAGTACTGCCCGAAGAGGCCTACCCGTCGCAGGTTACCGACTGGGGTACTGAACGAATTACAATTGGTTTTGAAAAGGGAGAGCCTCTCATTCTGAACGGAGAGAAGATGAATCCCGTAAATCTGATACACGCCTTGCATCAGAAAGCTTCGAAATATGGTATCGGTCGCGATGTGCATGTGGGCGACACCATTATTGGAACAAAAGGGCGCGTAGCCTTCGAAGCGCCGGCACCACTGATTATTGTAAAGGCTCATCACCTGCTCGAGAAGCATGTTCTTACCAAGCAGCAGCTCTACTGGAAAGATCAGCTTTCCAACTGGTATGGCCAGCTGATGCATGAAGCTCAGTACCTGGAGCCGGTTATGCGTAATATTGAAACATTCCTCAACGATACACAGAAATTTGTCTCGGGTGAAGTGGAGGTGGAACTGCGCCCCTATCATTTCGCGGTTTTAGGCTGCTCAAGTGATTATGATCTTATGAGCCCAAGATTCGGTGAGTACGGAGAGACAAACAAATCGTTTTCGGGAGAGGATGTAGTGGGATTTACGAAAGTTACTGCCAATCCGTTAAAAATATATTATACCATTCACGACAATGATTAATGTAAGTATTGCAGGAGGAACTGGTTATACGGCAGGTGAACTGCTGCGTATCCTGCTGCGCCACCCTGAAGCGAACATAGAATCGGTTATAAGCACCACCTCGGCGGGTATGCAGGTTG
Protein-coding sequences here:
- the prfB gene encoding peptide chain release factor 2 (programmed frameshift), which produces MITAEQLKDLLEREKALRGYLDVDARSIRLEEEELRTQSPDFWSDTKAAEAQMKVVRELKFWLNAYNEVKAAVDELQLAYDFMKEGVVSEEEADVIYAKALKIIEDLELKNMLRREEDQLGAVLKVNAGAGGTESQDWASMLFRMYQRWCEDKNYKTTVTNWQDGDDAGIKTATLQVEGDLAYGFLKSENGVHRLVRVSPYNAQGKRMTSFASVFVVPLVDDTIEIEVNPANLSWDTFRSSGAGGQNVNKVETGVRLHYLYKDPDTGEEQEIVIENTESRSQMGNRENAMRLLKSQLYEMELEKRRSAQAAIEAGKKKIEWGSQIRSYVFDDRRVKDHRTNYQTSDVNGVMDGDLDEFIKAYLMEYGGSL
- a CDS encoding TIGR02757 family protein; amino-acid sequence: MFNLKKFLDEKSNQYNQVSFIENDPISIPHLFSAKKDREIIGFFAATLAWGQRKTIISKCKELVERFGNEPYRFIMEHSDRDLKNLLGFKHRTFNDTDLLYFVSFLHHHYTIYDSLEDAFLNGGMFISIEKSLISFEQAFFNHPDAPARTRKHVATPARNSACKRLNMFLRWMVRTDSNGVDFGLWKRIPQSELICPVDLHVDRTARSLGLITRKQTDWKTAIELTENLRLLDPDDPVKYDYALFGLSVSADSTR
- a CDS encoding trypsin-like serine protease — encoded protein: MRPNIYTVIPSLKNLFLFFISLFPYTVSGQISYGGMPLPFHADAGARAIAPATDFFIEMPSFDTQAALRRSEQDRSKFKSLEFAHKFHVHLRPDNSGIIFSAGGMKVWRVGIRSKGAYSLNIFFSKFKLPAGAKVFIYNSGQTEVLGSYTEKNNTELNMLPVQPLGGDELIVEYQEPQDATFSGEIEIGEVNHDFMGIFRATEPRDPEQSCHPNLVCYPENIQPGSGIVALIINGTTYCTGSLINNTSDELIPYLITATHCLNKDYNASFLANRKYDLVAGSIVAFFNYNSPVCSTDIRGPLQMTMASADSVLISERHDISLLKLKQAPPKEYQPYYLGWNTNTAPSAPFHGLHHPNGGIKKVAIGTRSLSIGSFDDPKYNMEPNSFWVINEWDTGSTEGGSSGSPLLDRDKRIVGTLTGGVSQCSSPRGPDIYASLYRFWNVQGSLNNPNPISYYLDPVNSQATQMDGYNPNANSPLTRSHNFIYDEKILQSYFQSIPMFATNNTYGYSEFAEEFSAKADTRLQGVFISSPATDKILNMNIRIRVYSGENGPERLLYEQPFNYGFMFFSNSGFPVAPRDMRHSVENYIKFINPVTVSGRFYISYYETKGIADGFSAFNIEPRKIGSGMICTSWMRNSMGWVRSSENIENPVNTSFMIIPYTSGKESVAVTPEKEEPILTAYHSREVKRIFIESNYDIIEWEIYYSSGQKIYHEKADLSINRVSYSSGHLPGGVYIVKVKTIDGITRSRKVLVM
- a CDS encoding lytic transglycosylase domain-containing protein, with product MKKNLLVTLICLLISAALTAQENGHATSREIKDNEIVYPESMTEKLSDLLHNWQLDLSKANVDCKRGENVTFHDTVFIKRLYQLPTVMEVSFNSVVKNYIEMYAIRKREQVAYMLALGDYYFPMFEQALDRHGLPLELKYLPVIESALNPVAVSRAGATGLWQFMLRTGKGYGLEVNSLVDERRDPYKATEAAVQYLKDLYAIYGDWNLVIAAYNCGPGSVNKAIARSGGKHDYWEIYYLLPRETRGYVPAFIAANYIMNYYADHNICPVHLSGANTALDTIQVNERIHFEQIAGVLDLPVSELRRLNPQFKKDIIPGNFKPYALVLPTEKMYSYIDKNDSIVNFERGRFLTHRVNTENYLNGSVSSGSGNTANIYYRVKKGDNLSAIAGRNGITLAQLKSWNGLKSDRLSIGKQLIVGKRAEEISKTENAEQVSTEASEASAGVTRTENLYYRVRKGDTLGKIAQRNGVKVSQIQFWNGLSSTRIGIGDQLIVGKKVVPVPEVKPEVGKQEYSRAEDSGEGSSVISNYLKEQIGKKDCSLSADNLVKGSDENGEAVQVVIDDEDRINQLMDRVAEEGQEEAPEEGEKATTAEVSRYN
- a CDS encoding DUF5683 domain-containing protein produces the protein MMKLAPVLVCLFSVFCYVKAYSQINLLQQRQDSAQVIIEDSVKAIRPSDTSTLTVPQQTVVTASIITKDSAVHVKEDTIKFRDSFLIDGSTSDSFFTPSYRFKPTPRKAVIFSALFPGLGQIYNRKYWKLPILYGGFVGFTYAITWNNGYYRDYLGAYQDIMDDNPDTNRWHNMLPYGQDPATTDIRWFTDVLKQRKDYYRYYRDFSIIGTFALYLIAIVDAYVDAQLFDFDISPDLSMRVAPVMVKDERYGYNGSSSLGVQWSFNF
- a CDS encoding ParB/RepB/Spo0J family partition protein, producing MAKKNALGRGLDALITFNDGETKGSSSISEVELGKIIPNPDQPRRVFDEDALIELSASIKSIGVIQPVTLRKLDEDEYQIIAGERRYRASQLAGLSTIPAYIKTVDDDDIMEMALIENIQREDLNSIEIALAYQTLIDTMSLTQEQLSERVGKKRATVANYLRLLKLPAEVQMGVKNKKIDMGHARALVTMNDPVAQLSLYNLILDEELSVRKVETIVREFSDGEPIPKSISSGGSKSQKRKPAVKQMLPDDFDALKQHLSSYFKTDVQFTLNKRGKGKITIPFESPEDLERIIVMFDKMKK
- a CDS encoding ParA family protein, yielding MGRVIALANQKGGVGKTTTTINLAASLAALEKKVLVVDADPQANASSGLGIDIKKTTYTIYEGLIGKCSSREAVQQTPFENIDIISSHINLVGAELEMVQMDNREKKLRDLLLPLNNDYDFILIDCSPSLGIITVNALTAADSVLIPVQCEYFALEGLSKLLNTIKIIKSKLNTKLEIEGFVLTMYDSRLRLHNQIYEEVKHHFKELVFTTVIQRNITLSESQSHAIPALMYDAGSRGAVNHMQLAQELIEKNS